A stretch of the Candidatus Bathyarchaeota archaeon genome encodes the following:
- a CDS encoding RNA polymerase Rbp10, with amino-acid sequence MPRPVRMNSEEREKERGPIEGPYYECINCGTKVEYRELEKYITFKCPNCGYRIFRKVRPPIIKRVKAR; translated from the coding sequence TTGCCTCGACCGGTCAGGATGAACTCGGAGGAGAGGGAGAAGGAGAGAGGCCCCATTGAAGGTCCATACTACGAGTGCATAAACTGCGGCACCAAAGTCGAGTATAGGGAGCTGGAGAAGTACATAACCTTCAAGTGCCCCAACTGCGGATACAGGATATTCAGGAAGGTTAGACCTCCAATAATAAAGAGGGTGAAGGCGAGGTAG
- the sixA gene encoding phosphohistidine phosphatase SixA — MRLYLVQHAEAKREEEDRARPLTDRGREEAIKVARYAARIGLHIEKIIHSGRLRALQTAEIMAEHLRPSKGVEQAENLDPLSDPKIFAERLKEISEDTMLVGHMPHLGKLVGLLLTGDVSIEPVRFRTSGIVCLERDVNGRWGLVWAIRPEEVP; from the coding sequence TTGAGGCTATATCTGGTTCAGCATGCCGAGGCTAAGAGGGAGGAGGAAGACCGGGCAAGGCCCCTGACCGATAGGGGGCGTGAGGAAGCCATCAAAGTGGCTCGCTATGCTGCTAGAATAGGCCTTCACATCGAAAAGATAATCCACAGCGGTAGGTTAAGGGCCTTACAAACAGCTGAGATCATGGCGGAGCATTTGAGGCCCTCAAAGGGTGTGGAACAGGCTGAGAACCTTGATCCCCTTTCAGACCCTAAGATATTTGCTGAGAGGCTAAAGGAGATCAGTGAAGATACCATGCTTGTGGGGCATATGCCCCACCTAGGGAAGCTAGTAGGCCTCCTCCTCACCGGAGATGTGAGCATCGAACCTGTTAGGTTCAGGACCTCAGGCATCGTATGCTTAGAGAGGGATGTAAATGGTAGATGGGGCCTCGTATGGGCAATAAGACCTGAAGAGGTACCTTAA
- a CDS encoding radical SAM protein, translating to MRPLIVDALASGKGERIATRDVIGAGPRGIAGVLEGRGVRVRISLAEDLLNHEAQLKEYDVLLISGMTPDLPAVRRIIKAWRRIIGGPVILGGPITSDPWDALVRAGGDLAVIGEGEQTLQELLDLGLIEGMPLMIEGLRGVSGVAYMDGGSVRVNPLRPFMRRVIYDSYMPSTERIVDYPLYRAARVYVEVLRGCSNYRRAMMDERCLGCGRCLEGPLTDRYECPAGIPPGCGYCSVPSLYGPPRSRSIQKIEDEVRRLISLGARRIVLSAPDFLDYGRDLLVEPEPLTDPRWPQPNYEEIEGLLSTLTSIDAFQDGEASLMVENVKGCLVTEEAADILGRYLGGTPINIGLETGSEEHSRMIGRPSTPKETLRAVERLRRAGLRPYVYLIHGLPGQSTETARLTVEAINNSVKMGAERIILYRFQPLPMSAFGGHPAPPPADKDRNSSMIKEASEEANRRLKMDMVGKRLRVVLAEPYKRDRRLRLAYPLNHGPVILLEADGGDIGDLIEIAVTRVVSDRMVEGRPIKQTEQAKRGARPLNLTFM from the coding sequence ATGAGGCCTCTCATAGTGGATGCCCTCGCCTCAGGGAAGGGGGAGAGGATAGCTACTAGGGATGTGATAGGGGCTGGCCCTAGGGGCATTGCCGGAGTTCTCGAGGGGAGGGGTGTAAGGGTCAGAATCAGCTTAGCTGAGGATCTCCTAAACCATGAAGCCCAACTTAAGGAATATGATGTACTTCTCATCAGCGGGATGACCCCAGACCTCCCCGCGGTGAGGAGGATCATAAAAGCCTGGAGGAGGATTATAGGGGGGCCAGTCATCCTTGGGGGGCCCATCACGTCGGATCCATGGGATGCCCTAGTTAGGGCTGGTGGAGACCTGGCCGTTATTGGAGAGGGGGAGCAGACACTCCAAGAACTCCTAGACCTAGGCCTAATAGAGGGGATGCCCCTCATGATTGAGGGGCTTAGGGGGGTTAGTGGGGTCGCATATATGGATGGGGGCTCTGTGAGGGTGAACCCCCTTAGGCCATTCATGAGGCGTGTGATTTATGACTCCTACATGCCATCAACCGAGAGGATAGTGGATTACCCCCTCTATAGGGCCGCGAGGGTCTACGTGGAGGTCTTGAGGGGGTGCAGCAACTACAGGAGGGCTATGATGGATGAGAGGTGCTTGGGATGCGGGAGATGCCTTGAGGGGCCCCTTACCGACCGTTATGAATGTCCCGCAGGTATACCTCCAGGGTGCGGATATTGCTCTGTTCCGAGCCTCTACGGACCCCCGAGGAGCAGGTCCATCCAGAAGATAGAGGATGAGGTCAGGAGGCTCATATCCCTGGGAGCTAGGAGGATAGTGCTCAGCGCCCCCGACTTCCTAGACTATGGCAGGGACCTCCTAGTCGAGCCTGAGCCCCTCACAGACCCGAGATGGCCCCAGCCAAACTACGAGGAGATAGAGGGGCTCCTCTCAACCCTGACCAGCATCGACGCCTTCCAGGATGGGGAGGCCTCCCTGATGGTTGAGAATGTGAAGGGGTGCCTTGTGACTGAGGAGGCCGCGGACATCCTAGGCAGATACTTGGGGGGAACCCCGATCAACATCGGCCTCGAGACGGGCTCTGAGGAGCACTCGAGGATGATTGGTAGACCCTCAACACCGAAGGAGACCTTGAGGGCTGTGGAGAGGCTACGGAGGGCTGGGCTCAGGCCCTATGTATACCTCATTCACGGCCTCCCAGGCCAGTCCACGGAGACGGCAAGGTTGACGGTGGAAGCCATCAACAACAGCGTGAAGATGGGGGCTGAGAGGATCATTCTATACAGGTTTCAGCCCCTCCCGATGTCGGCCTTCGGAGGCCATCCAGCCCCACCCCCAGCCGACAAGGACAGAAACAGCAGCATGATTAAGGAGGCTTCAGAGGAGGCCAACAGGAGGCTCAAGATGGATATGGTGGGGAAGAGGCTCAGGGTGGTTCTAGCCGAACCATATAAGAGGGACAGGCGTCTCAGGTTGGCATACCCATTAAACCACGGGCCGGTCATACTCTTAGAGGCTGATGGGGGGGATATCGGCGACCTCATAGAGATCGCCGTGACAAGGGTCGTATCAGACAGGATGGTGGAAGGGAGGCCCATAAAACAAACCGAACAGGCCAAAAGAGGGGCTCGACCACTCAACCTTACATTCATGTAA
- a CDS encoding nucleotidyltransferase domain-containing protein, producing MVWLLERLSDASEDLIRVLVDEFIGLILFGSWARGEAKVDSDVDLFIVLRKAGGMATRSSISKTISSHVRRPITS from the coding sequence TTGGTTTGGTTACTGGAAAGGCTTTCAGATGCATCGGAGGACCTTATCAGGGTTCTGGTTGATGAATTTATAGGATTGATCCTCTTCGGCAGCTGGGCCCGGGGTGAGGCTAAGGTGGACAGTGATGTGGATCTCTTCATAGTGCTCAGGAAGGCGGGGGGGATGGCCACCCGCTCCAGCATATCTAAGACTATATCCAGCCATGTGAGGAGACCTATAACCTCATAG